In Cryptococcus depauperatus CBS 7841 chromosome 4, complete sequence, a single window of DNA contains:
- a CDS encoding eukaryotic translation initiation factor 3 subunit L: MADPSAFYEPEEDELLSQLAVPVQQYQSLSEGDEYQRLQELEQHAYAQQQSTLAQQEQEQLVALNTVPEDVKRFLVLFHQAILENDLPTITNMYESGWNKLTQAHYLNNEWPDPELVAPLVQNDQVFLTLYRELYFRHVYAKLQPTIDDRFQSYENICELFNYLLNSDGPVPLELPIQWLWDMLDEFVYQFTSFSHWRSNPKSKSEEELEMLADSPHIWSSYSVLNVLYSLVQKSQINEQLKAEKEGKGTEEVTEVAGEYGSKPLYRNLGYFSLICLLHVHVLLGDPTLALQTMESVDLGGAAFLTRITACHVTTYYHVGCAYMALGRWPDAIKTFVSVLIFFIRMKQYHTRSYQYGSIAKTCERMYALLAICTTLSPGPSDENIMTIVKEHYGDQLAILQRGGNEAIDTFKELYLQACPKYLNVNPPPYGDHSALEAWLARPPIDATQRHLELFLSYVKAVQGVNEMRNLLKLYTSIDAAKLAAFSTSRDGEEAITEEQILQQLMVLKRASSTYARSHDKSNGGSLLDGERIVTNNLDFTIEGTMVNVEETTSHRRFAGFFIRNAEHAQRTLTSIRSAPLPTRKPANTTSLSSDSTGKADITPAASTSLATSEKKPGAWVPKSRQVRIAA; the protein is encoded by the exons ATGGCTGATCCCAGTGCATTCTACGAGCCcgaagaggatgagcttTTATCCCAACTAGCTGTTCCCGTCCAGCAATACCAATCACTCTCAGAAGGAGACGAATATCAACGATTGCAAGAACTCGAGCAGCACGCATATGCTCAGCAACAGAGCACACTAGCTCAACAAGAACAGGAGCAGCTAGTGGCGCTGAACACAGTGCCAGAAGATGTCAAGAGG TTTTTGGTGCTATTCCATCAAGCTATCCTTGAAAATGACCTTCCGACTATAACAAACATGTACGAGTCTGGCTGGAACAAGCTTACTCAG GCACACTACTTGAACAATGAATGGCCAGATCCTGAGCTGGTCGCCCCACTTGTTCAGAATG ATCAAGTGTTTCTGACTCTCTACCGAGAGCTTTATTTTCGACATGTTTATGCCAAACTTCAGCCTACTATTGACGATCGATTCCAGTCGTATGAAAACATTTGCGAGCTATTCAACTACCTCCTCA ATTCGGACGGGCCGGTACCTCTTGAACTTCCTATTCAATGGCTGTGGGATATGCTGGATGAATTTGTTTACCAATTCACCTCATTCTCTCACTGGCGATCTAATCCTAAATCAAAgagcgaagaagagcttgagatgCTCGCTGACTCCCCGCATATATGGTCCTCCTACTCTGTCCTCAACGTTCTCTACTCTCTTGTACAAAAGTCTCAAATCAATGAACAACTCAAAGctgagaaggaaggaaaaggtaCCGAAGAGGTTACAGAGGTTGCTGGTGAATATGGGAGTAAACCTCTGTATAGAAACTTGGGCTATTTCTCCTTGATTTGTCTTTTACACGTCCATGTACTGTTAGGGGACCCCACTT TGGCTTTACAAACGATGGAAAGCGTCGATCTTGGCGGAGCAGCCTTCCTTACTCGAATTACTGCTTGCCATGTCACCACTTATTACCATGTAGGCTGTGCCTATATGGCCCTTGGTCGATGGCCTGATGCCATCAAGACATTTGTGTCTGTTCTCATATTTTTCATTCGAATGAAGCAATACCATACTAGATCCTACCAATATGGTTCT ATTGCCAAGACTTGCGAACGAATGTAcgctcttcttgccatctGCACCACTCTCTCCCCCGGTCCCTCGGACGAGAATATCATGACAATCGTCAAAGAACACTATGGTGACCAACTGGCCATACTGCAGCGAGGCGGTAATGAAGCTATTGACACATTTAAAGAGCTCTACCTTCAAGCCTGTCCCAAATACCTAAATGTCAACCCACCTCCATACGGAGATCACTCCGCACTCGAAGCCTGGCTCGCTCGCCCTCCCATTGACGCTACTCAGAGACATCTCGAACTGTTTTTGAGTTATGTGAAGGCAGTTCAGGGCGTCAATGAGATGCGAAACTTGTTAAAACTTTACACCTCGATTGACGCTGCGAAACTTGCGGCATTCTCTACAtcaagagatggagaagaagcgaTTACAGAAGAACAAATTTTACAACAGTTGATGGTCCTCAAGCGCGCGAGCAGTACTTACGCACGCTCCCACGACAAGTCGAATGGAGGCTCATTGTTGGATGGCGAGCGGATAGTAACGAACAATCTTGACTTTACCATTGAAGGA ACAATGGTTAATGTCGAAGAAACTACTTCTCACAGAAGATTTGCCGGTTTCTTCATTCGGAACGCCGAACATGCCCAGCGAACTCTAACTTCTATCAGATCAGCCCCCCTTCCTACTCGTAAACCTGCTAACACCACTTCGTTGTCTAGTGACTCAACAGGAAAAGCAGATATAACTCCAGCCGCCTCAACGTCATTGGCGACTTCAGAGAAAAAGCCTGGTGCATGGGTACCCAAGTCTAGACAGGTAAGGATTGCGGCATAG